The following proteins are encoded in a genomic region of Hymenobacter siberiensis:
- a CDS encoding biotin--[acetyl-CoA-carboxylase] ligase: MVVTPKTLFTGQQLVWLPTCPSTNSEAQTLIVQNRASEGCTVITDFQTAGRGQRGNQWVAAPAENLMLSVVWQPTFLAATEQFRLSQAVALGVHDWAVALLGPDPKLKLKWPNDLYYGSQKLGGILIENSLSGSKIQYSIIGIGLNINQQAFELHTATSFSLLTGRAYPREALAARLLECLERRYLQLRAGQVGTLRRDYLQALYRYQETHPFIIDGQTVSGQIVGVEEDGRLAVAIGNELRRFGLQEIRHT; encoded by the coding sequence GTGGTTGTCACTCCAAAAACCCTGTTCACGGGCCAGCAATTAGTTTGGCTGCCGACCTGCCCCTCGACTAATTCGGAGGCTCAAACTTTGATAGTCCAAAATCGGGCCAGTGAGGGCTGTACCGTCATAACGGACTTTCAGACCGCCGGCCGGGGCCAGCGCGGCAACCAGTGGGTGGCCGCCCCCGCCGAAAACCTAATGCTTTCGGTGGTATGGCAGCCCACGTTTCTGGCCGCCACCGAGCAGTTCCGCCTCAGCCAGGCCGTGGCGTTGGGCGTGCACGACTGGGCCGTGGCCCTGCTCGGCCCCGACCCCAAACTGAAGCTGAAGTGGCCCAACGACCTGTATTATGGCAGCCAAAAACTGGGCGGCATTCTGATTGAGAACAGCCTGAGCGGCTCAAAAATTCAATATAGCATCATTGGTATTGGATTGAATATCAATCAGCAAGCTTTTGAGCTGCACACGGCTACTTCCTTTTCCCTGCTTACCGGCCGGGCCTACCCGCGCGAGGCGCTGGCCGCCCGCCTGCTGGAGTGCCTGGAGCGGCGCTACCTGCAGCTGCGGGCCGGGCAGGTGGGCACCCTGCGGCGCGACTACCTGCAGGCGCTGTACCGCTACCAGGAAACTCATCCGTTCATTATCGACGGGCAAACGGTAAGCGGCCAGATTGTCGGGGTGGAAGAGGATGGCCGGCTGGCCGTGGCCATTGGCAACGAGCTGCGGCGGTTTGGCCTGCAGGAAATTCGGCACACCTAG